A genomic segment from Vicinamibacterales bacterium encodes:
- a CDS encoding aminopeptidase P N-terminal domain-containing protein: protein MSWRATGILLFLLFTGVANAQPLFDDSFPPEEFAERRAHVMAAVGDGVAILQGATEPPAFATFRQSNHFYYLTGVEVPRALVMVDGRARSTTLYLPVRNERAERSEGPVLAPGDEAEYLTGISVVRSRQAFSDDLAEVVGRGQAVYTPFRPETLAAGTPARAVAHAAASEQDPWDGRRSREKIFIEQVRARVPEVKVQNLDPILDRLRMIKSPLEIAMIREATRISGKAILDVMRSAKPGMKEYELAAIGDFYFRLHNANGPAYFALVAAGENAHYPHYHASQSVLQPEDLVLYDYAPDYHYYSSDVTRMIPADGRFDNDERERYTVYLRLYQALMAAIRPHVSPQEIIRAAVVEMKEILRSFSFTSAKTEAAARRFVDRYSKSTSNRLGHFVGMEVHDVTAPFDVLQPGMVFTIEPALTIPEDRVYIRLEDVILITQTGYENLSAFVPVDPDEIELLMAEDGLTDRYGGD, encoded by the coding sequence ATGAGTTGGCGTGCTACTGGGATTCTTCTATTTCTCCTGTTCACCGGGGTTGCTAACGCGCAGCCGCTCTTTGATGACAGCTTTCCACCGGAGGAATTCGCTGAGCGGCGGGCGCACGTGATGGCCGCTGTCGGCGACGGAGTCGCAATACTGCAAGGCGCAACAGAGCCTCCCGCCTTTGCCACGTTTCGTCAAAGTAATCACTTCTATTACTTGACGGGCGTCGAAGTGCCGCGTGCACTGGTGATGGTGGATGGCCGAGCACGGTCCACCACACTTTACCTTCCAGTTCGAAACGAACGGGCCGAGCGGTCCGAGGGCCCGGTGTTAGCTCCCGGTGACGAGGCTGAATATCTGACTGGTATTTCGGTGGTGCGGTCGCGCCAGGCTTTCAGCGATGACCTCGCGGAGGTGGTAGGAAGGGGACAGGCTGTCTATACCCCGTTTAGACCTGAAACGCTAGCAGCCGGCACCCCGGCGCGCGCTGTGGCTCACGCTGCCGCCTCGGAGCAGGACCCGTGGGACGGACGACGTTCACGTGAAAAAATCTTTATTGAACAGGTCCGGGCGCGGGTACCAGAAGTGAAGGTTCAAAACCTCGACCCCATTCTCGATCGCTTGCGGATGATAAAGAGTCCTCTCGAAATCGCGATGATCCGTGAAGCGACACGTATCTCCGGCAAAGCCATTTTGGACGTCATGCGCTCTGCCAAGCCAGGCATGAAGGAATATGAGTTGGCGGCAATAGGTGATTTCTATTTCCGGTTGCACAATGCGAATGGCCCAGCGTACTTCGCGTTGGTTGCGGCCGGTGAGAATGCCCATTATCCGCATTATCACGCGTCGCAAAGCGTGCTTCAGCCAGAGGATTTGGTGCTTTACGACTACGCACCGGACTACCACTACTACTCTTCGGACGTTACACGAATGATTCCAGCGGATGGGCGTTTTGATAACGATGAACGGGAGCGTTATACCGTATACCTGCGTCTGTATCAGGCGCTCATGGCGGCCATCCGCCCGCACGTTTCGCCGCAAGAAATCATTCGTGCTGCTGTGGTCGAGATGAAGGAGATTCTTCGGTCGTTTTCCTTTACGAGTGCAAAGACCGAAGCTGCCGCTAGACGTTTTGTAGACCGCTACAGTAAGAGCACAAGTAACCGATTGGGACATTTCGTTGGAATGGAGGTCCATGACGTTACAGCGCCCTTTGACGTGTTACAGCCGGGTATGGTGTTTACGATTGAACCCGCACTGACTATTCCCGAAGACCGTGTGTATATCCGATTGGAAGATGTCATTCTCATAACCCAGACGGGTTACGAGAACCTGTCGGCCTTTGTGCCGGTTGACCCTGATGAAATTGAATTACTCATGGCGGAGGACGGATTAACAGACCGTTATGGTGGTGACTAG
- a CDS encoding TonB-dependent receptor, giving the protein MLKRQENIAVKHARNVYTLSQSTSNMRRRFVTCLRGHCFLTALLLCPGITLAQDTAAVTGIVIDGTTEAPLANVRISTMQETVVTGPDGRFSITLTNEETTLRFEADGYLEVTLPAEGANLEVLLFRYTFAETVNVEADAVELERPSTNPLASEEVLRVAGSIDNIFRALDTLPGVAATDDFTSRLAVRGGTPDQNLTVMDGIEIHNPYRLFGITSAFNPETVENFQLTAGGFGVAYGDRLSSLLIVDNRRGRRDLQGATALSITDGNIVLEGTTPIWNNGTWLFSARRTYYDLILDRILENQQLPAFTDLQMQTSWDFTPGHRLSLTSLRSVEDADLDFRINRDRPGEQADFGSDVRNDLASVRFDAVLGARSTSTTIASWYRNREFFDFDGRIRLDAKRSNTADDKLAFGLSTIIFDRLLSVRDLSLRHELTVQATPAHLLSAGFEVHRLRTGVNQTISGDRNSYEANGSSVEGGSGLPDSLDSSLTGTRSGFWIQESFTPSSRVSIEPGLRLDWNTVNDRRTLSPRMAASYSLNPSTRLRAAVGLYTQSPGYEKLIQSDYFIDLSAARQLRLLYEKATHVVVGIQKNLGNNLTARVEGYHKRFIDLLIGRLETEAQRLSRISQYDFPENLQQSIPRRPLITSDPSNAGGGDAHGFDILLNHTNPSAPLTGWLSYNWGRAFRNSYGRRYAFEYDRRHAFNAVGRYRITYKFEVAATARIASGFPHTTPTGLRIAAVENDLGRLVPETDLAGNQVYTVDYGNVNNLNNDRLPHYTRVDLRLTYQPGGLEGRWSLYLEVINLLNRKNAIVLEPRLQHDPGSTLPRLTEIPTGGFPRIPTVGFRLHF; this is encoded by the coding sequence TTGCTGAAACGCCAAGAAAACATCGCCGTGAAACACGCCCGAAATGTCTATACACTGAGCCAGAGCACCTCGAACATGCGCCGACGATTCGTTACTTGCCTACGCGGTCATTGCTTTCTCACTGCACTACTTCTGTGCCCTGGAATCACTCTTGCCCAGGACACAGCTGCGGTTACCGGTATCGTCATCGACGGAACCACGGAGGCACCCCTCGCGAATGTTCGGATCTCAACCATGCAGGAAACGGTCGTGACGGGGCCCGATGGACGCTTCTCAATCACGCTGACTAATGAAGAGACCACTCTCCGCTTCGAGGCCGACGGGTATCTCGAGGTGACGCTACCGGCCGAAGGCGCGAATCTCGAAGTTCTACTGTTTCGCTACACCTTCGCTGAAACGGTCAATGTGGAGGCCGATGCCGTCGAATTGGAACGGCCGTCCACTAATCCCCTGGCATCCGAGGAGGTTCTTCGGGTCGCGGGCAGTATTGACAACATCTTTCGGGCTCTGGATACGTTGCCAGGCGTCGCCGCAACGGACGATTTCACGAGTCGGCTGGCAGTGCGCGGAGGTACGCCCGATCAAAATCTGACCGTGATGGACGGGATCGAGATTCATAATCCCTACCGTCTATTCGGAATTACCAGCGCCTTCAATCCTGAGACCGTGGAGAACTTTCAGCTGACTGCCGGGGGGTTCGGAGTCGCTTACGGAGACCGTCTCTCATCACTACTCATTGTCGACAACCGTCGAGGGCGGCGAGACCTGCAAGGAGCCACGGCCCTTAGTATCACGGATGGAAACATCGTCCTTGAAGGCACCACGCCAATTTGGAACAACGGCACGTGGCTTTTCAGTGCACGCCGTACCTACTATGACCTCATCCTCGACCGCATCCTCGAAAATCAGCAATTACCTGCATTCACTGACCTGCAAATGCAGACAAGCTGGGATTTCACTCCTGGACACCGGCTTAGCCTCACGAGCCTTCGGAGCGTCGAAGACGCCGACCTCGATTTTCGGATTAACCGAGACCGTCCTGGAGAGCAGGCGGACTTCGGGTCCGATGTACGGAACGACCTCGCGTCGGTCCGTTTCGACGCGGTCCTCGGCGCCCGCAGCACCTCCACCACGATCGCGTCTTGGTACCGTAATCGCGAATTTTTCGACTTCGACGGCAGGATACGCCTGGATGCTAAGCGGTCAAACACCGCCGATGATAAGTTGGCGTTCGGTTTAAGCACCATCATCTTTGATCGTTTGCTCTCTGTACGTGACCTATCACTTCGTCATGAACTCACAGTGCAAGCGACACCGGCCCATCTGCTCAGTGCTGGATTTGAAGTGCACCGTTTAAGGACCGGAGTCAACCAAACCATTAGCGGCGACCGGAATAGCTACGAAGCTAATGGGTCGAGTGTGGAGGGCGGGTCGGGCTTACCGGATAGCCTGGACTCTTCGCTCACCGGAACCCGGAGCGGTTTCTGGATTCAGGAATCCTTCACGCCTTCGTCACGCGTTTCGATTGAGCCTGGATTACGACTGGATTGGAACACAGTGAATGACCGGCGGACTCTTTCACCACGTATGGCAGCAAGCTACAGCCTCAATCCTAGCACCCGTCTTCGCGCCGCGGTTGGCTTATACACGCAGAGTCCGGGTTACGAAAAGCTCATCCAGTCAGATTATTTCATCGACCTCTCTGCAGCGCGCCAATTGAGACTCCTGTATGAAAAGGCCACACACGTCGTGGTTGGAATTCAAAAGAACCTCGGGAACAACTTAACCGCGCGCGTCGAGGGCTACCATAAGCGGTTTATCGATCTCCTGATCGGACGTCTTGAAACCGAAGCTCAACGACTCAGTCGCATCTCACAATACGATTTTCCTGAGAACCTGCAACAGAGCATCCCCAGGAGACCCCTCATTACAAGCGATCCCTCCAATGCCGGCGGCGGTGATGCACACGGTTTCGACATCCTACTCAATCACACGAATCCGTCTGCCCCGCTCACCGGATGGCTTTCCTATAATTGGGGTCGCGCATTTCGAAACAGCTATGGTCGACGCTACGCCTTCGAATACGACAGGCGTCACGCATTCAACGCTGTTGGACGGTATCGAATCACCTACAAATTTGAAGTGGCCGCTACCGCCAGGATCGCCAGTGGATTTCCCCACACGACCCCCACCGGACTACGAATTGCTGCTGTAGAAAACGACCTCGGCAGGCTCGTACCAGAGACAGACCTTGCTGGAAACCAGGTGTACACGGTCGACTACGGGAACGTCAACAACCTCAATAATGACCGGCTCCCACATTACACTCGAGTTGACCTAAGGCTCACCTACCAACCCGGAGGTCTCGAGGGCCGCTGGTCACTTTATCTCGAGGTGATTAATCTGCTGAACCGCAAGAACGCAATCGTGTTGGAGCCTCGACTTCAACATGACCCCGGGTCAACGCTGCCGCGTCTAACAGAGATACCAACCGGAGGCTTCCCTCGCATCCCCACGGTAGGCTTTCGACTACATTTCTAG
- a CDS encoding cyclase family protein, with amino-acid sequence MTGNVSNSGKSILVSASIIFCLLWLGPTGTNTRAQSARPISAEIFETWMTEISNWGRWGTDDQLGTLNLITNEKRREAAALVKDGVSVSLAHDVETHEAVDNPRPFTMTMGGLEDAGPSVSDQWTVSYHGYAHTHLDALCHFAHRGQLYNGVPDNSITVDGCAKLAITNFKNGLVTRGILIDIPRLRGVDFLEPGSPIYPEELEAWEKQTGVNVRSGDAVFVRTGRWEKRAAEGPWNIGDRVAGLHASTAQWFRDRDVAVVGTDHGADVHPSGMDVSHPLHILLLVAMGTPIFDNVDLENLSRAADERGRWEFLLTAAPVPVPGGTGSPLNPIATF; translated from the coding sequence GTGACTGGCAATGTCTCTAATAGTGGAAAATCGATTCTCGTGAGCGCCTCGATTATTTTCTGTCTTCTGTGGCTCGGCCCAACTGGAACCAATACGCGCGCCCAATCGGCCAGGCCTATCAGTGCCGAGATTTTTGAGACATGGATGACGGAAATCTCCAACTGGGGGCGGTGGGGCACTGACGACCAGCTGGGTACTCTGAATTTGATTACGAACGAAAAACGTCGTGAGGCTGCCGCACTAGTCAAGGATGGCGTATCGGTATCTCTCGCGCATGACGTCGAGACTCACGAGGCCGTTGACAACCCACGCCCATTTACCATGACGATGGGAGGGCTGGAGGATGCAGGCCCGAGTGTTAGTGACCAGTGGACGGTGTCCTACCACGGATATGCGCACACCCACCTTGATGCACTGTGTCACTTCGCCCATCGGGGCCAGTTGTACAATGGCGTCCCGGACAATTCCATCACCGTCGACGGGTGCGCGAAGCTTGCGATTACCAATTTTAAGAACGGCCTCGTTACACGAGGCATTCTGATCGATATCCCTCGCTTGCGGGGAGTGGATTTTCTGGAACCAGGTAGCCCGATCTATCCAGAAGAACTCGAGGCGTGGGAAAAACAGACGGGGGTAAACGTCAGGAGTGGCGATGCCGTTTTCGTCCGTACAGGGCGGTGGGAAAAGCGTGCAGCAGAAGGTCCATGGAATATTGGAGACCGTGTCGCGGGCCTTCATGCGTCAACCGCCCAATGGTTTCGGGACCGCGACGTGGCCGTAGTTGGCACAGACCACGGAGCTGACGTGCATCCGTCCGGGATGGACGTAAGCCACCCACTCCACATACTTTTACTCGTGGCGATGGGCACCCCAATTTTTGATAACGTTGACCTCGAAAACTTGAGCCGCGCGGCGGATGAGCGGGGGCGTTGGGAGTTTCTGCTGACGGCTGCTCCGGTTCCAGTTCCCGGCGGAACAGGTTCGCCGCTGAATCCGATCGCTACTTTTTAA